One Rosa chinensis cultivar Old Blush chromosome 5, RchiOBHm-V2, whole genome shotgun sequence genomic region harbors:
- the LOC112164934 gene encoding probable leucine-rich repeat receptor-like serine/threonine-protein kinase At3g14840: MAARVGVFHNHSDRKTIMNFNLVVILVLCSFGSVKVEALSTRLPSTEVEALREIATQIGKKDWNFSVDPCLNDTTHTSWTTPKSVDTLFNNTLTCNCSFPDGSCHVINIILRGQDLAGVIPPSIAKLPYLTQIDFTRNFLSGNIPSEWASTKLEYMSFNANNLSGLIPAFLGNITTLKYLNLETNMFTGTVPPELGKLVNLQNLIISANNLTGVLPVNLTNLSKLTELRISSNNLTGRIPDFFRSWSQLIKLEIQASGLEGPIPSSISVLSNLTELRISDLNGGGSIFPNLTNMKSMKRLMLRSCNLSGPIPDLKAMAVLNKLDLSFNKLEGSFPDLEAMALDPDNLQYLYLTSNLLNGSIPNWVKSKDNRYQIDVSYNNFSKDSEPSTCSEYLNVFKSFSAPNINSLSGACLQKYPCTKVQYSLHINCGGGATTIGGVKFEDDTDLGGGAKFVPVRANWGTSSTGVFWDTNVTSKDYIANNVSILGMENSQLYTHARLSPLSLTYYANCLGDGKYTVKLHFVEIIIRGNRSFQSVGRRIFDVYIQEKLVWKNFDIVKEAPGVDKVYIIETNAVQVTNKTLEIRFHWSGKGTTASPRRGVYGPLISAISIEAEFKHSKTNMAIVIGVSVGASVLCLFFLIFGILWWKGCPVDSQTSREEVLRGLDLRTGFFTLRQIKAATNNFDPLNKIGEGGFGPVYKGTLLDGTIIAVKQLSSKSKQGNREFVNEIGMISCLQHPNLVKMYGCCIEANQLLLVYEYLENNSLARALYGPEDDRLNLDWPTRQKICLGIAKGLAYLHEESAVKVVHRDIKTTNVLLDQDLNAKISDFGLAKLDEEEQTHISTKVAGTIGYMAPEYALWGCLTFKADVYSFGIVALEIVAGKNNMKYRPNENIQCLMDWALVLQQKGNLLGLVDPRLESDFSKKEAIRMIKVALLCANPTAGLRPIMSEVVSMLEGRTTVDEVVLDPSIHGDEMTRLKAFEEQFDHSTAQWSSPSGSHGLIRSSDAPWTGSTVTTESSDLYKVYSS; this comes from the exons ATGGCAGCTAGAGTTGGAGTTTTTCATAATCATAGTGATCGGAAAACCATCATGAACTTCAACTTGGTGGTGATACTAGTTCTCTGCAGTTTTGGGTCAGTCAAAGTCGAAGCTCTTTCAACTCGTCTTCCATCTACTGAAG TGGAAGCCCTACGAGAAATAGCTACACAAATAGGAAAAAAAGATTGGAACTTCAGCGTAGACCCGTGCCTGAATGACACAACCCACACAAGCTGGACTACCCCCAAATCTGTTGACACTCTATTCAACAACACTCTCACTTGCAACTGCTCCTTCCCTGATGgctcatgccatgtcatcaacat TATTCTTAGAGGGCAAGATCTTGCTGGTGTTATTCCACCATCTATTGCGAAGTTACCCTACCTTACACAAAT CGATTTCACAAGGAACTTCCTTAGTGGTAATATACCGAGTGAATGGGCTTCTACAAAGTTGGAATATAT GTCCTTTAATGCGAACAACTTATCTGGACTAATCCCTGCCTTCTTGGGAAACATCACTACTCTAAAATACTT GAACCTAGAGACTAACATGTTTACTGGAACTGTTCCTCCTGAACTTGGGAAGTTGGTTAACTTGCAAAATCT CATTATTAGTGCAAACAATCTCACAGGAGTGTTACCAGTGAATCTCACTAATCTGAGCAAACTAACAGAATT GAGGATAAGCAGTAACAACTTAACTGGAAGAATTCCAGACTTTTTCCGAAGTTGGAGTCAACTTATAAAATT AGAGATCCAAGCTAGTGGTCTAGAAGGCCCCATTCCGTCTAGCATTTCTGTCTTGAGTAATCTAACAGAACT AAGGATCAGCGACTTAAACGGAGGGGGTTCAATATTTCCGAACTTGACTAATATGAAAAGCATGAAAAGATT AATGCTGAGGAGCTGTAATTTATCAGGACCTATTCCTGATTTAAAAGCAATGGCAGTATTGAATAAATT AGATCTCAGCTTCAACAAATTGGAAGGAAGTTTTCCTGATCTTGAAGCTATGGCTCTGGATCCGGACAATTTGCAGTACTT GTATCTGACAAGCAACTTACTCAATGGCTCTATTCCAAATTGGGTTAAGAGCAAAGATAACCGCTA CCAGATAGATGTTTCTTACAATAATTTTTCCAAGGACTCTGAGCCATCTACATGTAGCGAATACCT GAACGTTTTCAAAAGCTTTTCTGCACCAAACATCAACTC ATTATCTGGAGCGTGCCTGCAGAAATATCCATGTACAAAAG TTCAGTACTCATTGCATATAAATTGTGGTGGAGGAGCGACCACCATTGGAGGAGTCAAATTTGAAGATGATACAGATCTTGGAGGTGGAGCAAAATTTGTTCCAGTGAGAGCTAACTGGGGAACCAGTAGCACTGGAGTTTTCTGGGATACTAATGTCACCTCTAAAGACTACATAGCAAATAATGTATCgatacttggaatggaaaactCTCAGTTGTACACTCATGCACGCCTCAGTCCTCTTTCTCTCACATATTATGCAAACTGCTTAGGAGATGGAAAGTATACTGTCAAACTTCACTTTGTGGAGATAATAATCCGAGGCAATAGATCTTTTCAGAGTGTTGGAAGACGGATATTTGATGTCTACATCCAG GAGAAACTTGTATGGAAGAATTTTGACATCGTAAAGGAAGCACCAGGGGTCGACAAGGTATACATTATAGAAACAAATGCAGTTCAAGTTACAAACAAAACTCTAGAGATTCGGTTTCATTGGTCTGGAAAAGGCACAACAGCATCCCCTAGACGAGGAGTCTATGGTCCCCTTATATCAGCCATTTCTATAGAAGCTG AGTTCAAGCATTCCAAAACAAATATGGCTATTGTAATTGGAGTTTCAGTTGGAGCTTCGGTTTTGTGCCTGTTCTTCTTAATTTTTGGCATTCTTTGGTGGAAAGGCTGTCCGGTGGATAGTCAGACATCAAGAGAAGAAG TTCTGAGAGGACTGGATCTGCGGACTGGCTTTTTCACCTTGAGGCAAATTAAAGCTGCTACTAATAACTTTGATCCTTTAAACAAAATTGGAGAAGGTGGTTTTGGTCCCGTATACAAG GGTACACTTTTGGATGGTACTATAATTGCAGTTAAGCAACTATCTTCAAAATCAAAGCAGGGAAATCGTGAATTTGTGAACGAAATAGGCATGATCTCTTGTTTGCAGCATCCAAATCTGGTTAAAATGTATGGATGTTGTATTGAAGCAAACCAGTTATTGTTGGTGTATGAGTACCTGGAGAACAATAGCCTTGCTCGCGCCTTGTACG GTCCAGAGGATGATCGTTTAAACTTGGACTGGCCTACAAGGCAGAAAATATGCCTAGGCATAGCAAAAGGTCTGGCTTATTTGCACGAGGAATCGGCAGTGAAGGTTGTACATAGAGACATCAAAACTACGAATGTGTTACTGGACCAAGACCTCAATGCTAAGATCTCGGACTTTGGTTTGGCCAAGCTTGACGAAGAGGAGCAAACTCATATTAGCACCAAGGTTGCTGGAACTAT AGGATATATGGcaccggaatatgctctatGGGGTTGTTTGACCTTTAAAGCAGATGTCTACAGTTTTGGAATTGTTGCATTAGAAATAGTAGCAGGAAAGAACAACATGAAATATCGACCCAATGAGAACATTCAGTGTCTTATGGATTGG GCCCTTGTTTTGCAACAAAAAGGGAACTTACTGGGGCTGGTGGATCCGAGGTTGGAGTCCGATTTCAGTAAGAAAGAGGCGATTAGAATGATCAAAGTAGCTCTACTGTGCGCCAATCCAACAGCTGGACTTAGGCCTATCATGTCTGAAGTAGTGAGTATGCTTGAAGGGCGGACCACCGTGGATGAAGTGGTTCTGGATCCAAGTATCCACGGTGATGAAATGACGAGGTTAAAAGCCTTCGAAGAGCAGTTTGATCACAGCACTGCACAATGGAGCTCCCCAAGTGGAAGTCATGGCCTCATTCGTTCATCAGATGCACCATGGACCGGTTCTACTGTTACTACTGAGTCTTCAGATCTCTATAAAGTTTATTCAAGTTAA